From a single Methylosinus sp. H3A genomic region:
- a CDS encoding methyltransferase, translated as MTSELSPEKILGLGLGFWNSKALLSAVELGLFTVLAGGPADAQTLRARLGLHERSALDFFDALVALGMLERDNGLYRNTAEADLFLDRAKPSYVGQILEMSNLRLFASWNRLTEALRTGKAQSESAGDKDFFGALYADPDRLRSFLTAMSGISAGPAQAIAAKFPWKDYKSFADVGVAQGMVPATVARAHPHLTGGGFDLPQVKSIFEDFIAQNGLSDRLRFYPGDFFADDLPKVDVIVMGHILHDWNLEQKRILLAKAYDALPKGGALIVYEALIDDERKTNAFGLLMSLNMLIETPGGFDYTGADCQGWMREAGFSQTRVEHLLGPDSMVIAVK; from the coding sequence ATGACGAGCGAACTCTCTCCGGAAAAAATCCTCGGTCTCGGTCTCGGCTTCTGGAATTCCAAGGCCCTGCTCTCGGCCGTCGAGCTCGGCCTTTTCACCGTGCTGGCGGGAGGGCCTGCGGATGCGCAGACGCTGCGCGCCCGCCTCGGCCTGCATGAGCGCTCGGCGCTCGACTTCTTCGACGCGCTGGTCGCGCTCGGAATGCTCGAGCGCGACAACGGCCTCTATCGTAATACGGCGGAGGCGGACCTCTTCCTCGATCGCGCCAAGCCGAGCTATGTCGGGCAAATATTGGAAATGTCCAATCTGCGCTTGTTCGCGAGCTGGAACCGCCTCACCGAGGCGTTGCGCACCGGAAAAGCGCAGAGCGAGAGCGCCGGCGACAAGGATTTCTTCGGCGCCCTCTATGCCGATCCCGATCGTCTGCGCAGCTTCCTCACCGCGATGAGCGGCATCAGCGCCGGGCCGGCGCAGGCCATCGCCGCGAAATTCCCGTGGAAGGATTATAAGAGTTTCGCCGATGTCGGCGTGGCGCAGGGCATGGTCCCGGCGACCGTCGCACGCGCTCATCCGCATCTGACCGGCGGCGGTTTCGATCTGCCGCAGGTGAAGTCGATCTTCGAGGATTTCATCGCGCAGAACGGCCTCTCCGATCGGCTGCGCTTCTATCCCGGCGATTTCTTCGCGGACGATCTGCCCAAGGTCGACGTCATCGTCATGGGGCACATCCTCCACGATTGGAATCTCGAGCAGAAGCGCATTCTGCTGGCCAAGGCCTATGACGCGCTTCCGAAAGGCGGAGCGCTCATCGTCTATGAGGCGCTCATCGACGATGAGCGCAAGACCAACGCCTTCGGCCTGCTGATGAGCCTCAATATGCTGATCGAGACGCCCGGCGGCTTCGATTACACCGGTGCGGATTGCCAGGGCTGGATGCGCGAGGCCGGCTTCTCGCAGACGCGCGTCGAGCATTTGCTCGGGCCGGATTCGATGGTCATCGCCGTGAAGTGA
- the ligA gene encoding NAD-dependent DNA ligase LigA has product MASDDAPSRKRGERKPTPIEDLSPRRAKLEHSRLAEEIAEHDRRYYQEDAPSVTDAEYDALRQRYEALEKAFPELSSDASLTKKVGAAPTEKFAKIKHVVPMLSLGNVFSDEEVHEFVARVRRFLGFSDEAPLLFTAEPKIDGLSCSLRYEKGVLVSAATRGDGYEGEDITANIRTLEEIPQRLRGEVWPDVLEARGEVYMRREDFFALNERQAAANKPLFANPRNSAAGSLRQLDPNVTASRPLRFFAYSWGEVSVMPSDTQYGMVQALASFGLPTNPLTQICAGAEEMLAHFRDIEARRATLGYDIDGVVYKVDDIGLQIRLGFVSRAPRWAVAHKFPAEQAKTIVRGIDINVGRTGALTPIARLEPVTVGGVVVSNATLHNEDEIARKDIRVGDTVVVQRAGDVIPQIVEVVVDKPRGEKPYEFPHVCPACGSAAVREIDEKTGEADVVRRCTGSLVCPAQAIERLKHFASRNAMDIEGLGDKQIEAFFEEGLIRTASEIFTLAERNRASLTKLENREGYGETSVRNLFAAIDARRSVPINRFLFALGIRHVGETNAKRLARHFVDFASLRDTAREAAPESEARERIESIEGIGGVVAEALYDFFAEPHNEREIDALLEHVTLEPLPQIESASPVAGKTVVFTGALERLTREEAKAQAERFGAKISGSVSKKTDLVVAGPGAGSKLTKAKELGVEVISEEEWFSRTGQ; this is encoded by the coding sequence ATGGCCTCTGATGACGCTCCTTCCCGCAAGCGCGGCGAGAGAAAGCCCACGCCGATCGAAGATCTCTCGCCGCGGCGGGCGAAGCTCGAACATTCACGGCTCGCGGAAGAGATCGCCGAGCATGATCGCCGCTACTATCAGGAAGACGCGCCGAGCGTCACAGACGCCGAATATGACGCGCTGCGCCAGCGCTATGAGGCGCTGGAAAAAGCCTTTCCCGAGCTTTCCTCCGACGCATCGCTGACGAAGAAGGTCGGCGCCGCTCCGACGGAGAAATTCGCAAAAATAAAACATGTCGTGCCGATGCTCTCGCTCGGCAATGTATTTTCGGACGAGGAGGTCCATGAATTCGTCGCGCGCGTGCGGCGATTCTTGGGCTTTTCGGACGAGGCGCCGCTGCTCTTCACCGCCGAGCCGAAAATCGACGGCCTCTCCTGCTCGCTACGTTACGAGAAAGGCGTGCTCGTCTCCGCCGCGACGCGCGGCGACGGCTATGAGGGCGAGGACATCACCGCCAATATTCGCACGCTCGAGGAAATCCCGCAGCGCCTGCGCGGCGAGGTCTGGCCCGATGTGCTGGAGGCGCGTGGCGAAGTCTATATGCGGCGCGAGGATTTCTTCGCGCTCAATGAAAGACAGGCGGCCGCAAACAAGCCGCTCTTCGCCAATCCGCGCAATTCGGCCGCGGGCTCTTTGCGCCAGCTCGATCCCAATGTGACCGCGAGCCGGCCATTGCGTTTCTTCGCCTATAGTTGGGGCGAGGTCAGCGTCATGCCTTCCGATACGCAATATGGCATGGTGCAGGCCTTGGCGAGCTTCGGCCTGCCGACCAATCCGCTGACCCAAATTTGCGCCGGCGCCGAGGAGATGCTCGCGCATTTTCGTGACATAGAAGCGCGCCGCGCGACGCTCGGCTATGACATAGACGGCGTCGTCTACAAGGTGGACGATATCGGCTTGCAAATTCGTCTGGGCTTCGTCTCGCGCGCGCCGCGCTGGGCGGTGGCGCATAAATTCCCGGCCGAGCAGGCGAAGACCATCGTGCGCGGCATAGACATAAATGTCGGCCGCACCGGCGCGCTGACGCCGATCGCACGGCTGGAGCCGGTGACGGTCGGCGGCGTCGTCGTCTCCAACGCCACGCTGCACAATGAGGACGAGATCGCGCGCAAAGATATTCGCGTCGGCGACACGGTCGTCGTGCAGCGCGCCGGCGACGTCATTCCGCAGATCGTCGAGGTCGTCGTCGATAAGCCACGCGGCGAGAAGCCTTACGAGTTTCCCCATGTGTGCCCGGCCTGCGGCTCGGCGGCCGTGCGCGAGATCGACGAGAAGACAGGCGAGGCCGATGTCGTGCGCCGCTGCACGGGCTCGCTCGTCTGTCCGGCGCAGGCGATCGAGAGGCTGAAGCATTTCGCCTCGCGCAACGCAATGGACATAGAAGGGCTCGGCGACAAGCAGATCGAGGCTTTCTTCGAGGAAGGGCTCATTCGCACGGCTTCCGAAATTTTCACGCTGGCCGAACGAAACAGAGCGAGCCTGACCAAGCTCGAGAACCGCGAGGGCTATGGCGAGACCTCGGTGCGCAATCTCTTCGCCGCGATCGACGCGCGGCGCAGCGTGCCGATCAATCGCTTTCTCTTCGCGCTCGGCATACGCCATGTCGGCGAGACCAACGCCAAGCGCCTCGCACGGCATTTCGTCGATTTCGCCAGCCTGCGTGACACAGCGCGCGAGGCTGCGCCGGAGAGCGAAGCGCGCGAGCGCATCGAGTCGATCGAAGGCATAGGCGGCGTCGTCGCCGAGGCGCTCTACGACTTTTTCGCCGAGCCGCATAATGAGCGCGAGATCGATGCGCTTTTGGAGCATGTGACGCTGGAGCCCTTGCCGCAGATCGAGAGCGCCTCGCCCGTCGCCGGCAAGACGGTGGTGTTCACCGGCGCGCTGGAGCGGCTGACGCGCGAAGAGGCCAAGGCGCAGGCCGAGCGTTTCGGCGCGAAGATTTCGGGCTCCGTGTCGAAGAAGACCGATCTCGTCGTCGCGGGGCCGGGGGCGGGATCGAAGCTGACAAAGGCCAAGGAGCTCGGGGTCGAGGTCATCAGCGAAGAGGAATGGTTTTCTCGAACGGGGCAGTAG
- the mtnA gene encoding S-methyl-5-thioribose-1-phosphate isomerase — protein sequence MRIDSRHYRTIWENADGSVEAIDQTKLPHRFETKRLASLDDAVAAIATMVVRGAPLIGVTGAYGLALAAAADPSDEAIEAAHARLADARPTAVNLRWALDRLRRLLLAAAPSERPALAFGEAGAIADEDALSCEAIGDHGAALICAAATERRGRPVNILTHCNAGWLAAVDWGTALAPIYKAARDGVDLHVWVDETRPRNQGASLTAFELLGEGIPHTVIADNTGGHLMQHGLVDLCIVGSDRTTRAGDVCNKIGTYLKALAAHDNGVPFYVALPSSTIDWRMRDGVAEIPIEQRDASEVTHISGLAEDGAVTRVQVTPKGSRAANYAFDVTPARLVGALITERGVCAASEAGLRGLFPDLA from the coding sequence ATGCGCATCGACTCACGCCATTATCGCACCATCTGGGAGAACGCCGACGGAAGCGTCGAAGCGATCGACCAGACCAAGCTCCCCCATAGATTCGAGACCAAGAGGCTCGCCTCGCTCGACGATGCGGTCGCGGCGATCGCGACCATGGTCGTGCGCGGCGCGCCGCTCATCGGCGTGACCGGCGCTTATGGCCTCGCTCTCGCCGCCGCCGCCGATCCCAGCGACGAGGCGATCGAGGCCGCCCATGCGCGGCTGGCCGACGCAAGGCCGACGGCGGTCAATCTGCGCTGGGCGCTCGATCGGCTACGCCGTCTGCTCCTCGCCGCGGCCCCCTCCGAGCGGCCAGCGCTCGCCTTTGGCGAGGCCGGGGCGATCGCCGACGAGGACGCGCTCAGCTGCGAGGCGATCGGCGATCATGGCGCGGCGCTCATCTGCGCCGCCGCCACGGAGCGCCGCGGTCGGCCGGTCAATATTCTCACCCATTGCAACGCCGGCTGGCTCGCGGCCGTCGATTGGGGCACGGCGCTGGCGCCCATCTACAAGGCCGCCCGCGACGGCGTCGATCTGCATGTATGGGTCGACGAGACGCGTCCGCGCAATCAAGGCGCGAGCCTCACCGCCTTCGAGCTTTTAGGCGAGGGGATTCCCCATACGGTCATCGCCGACAACACCGGCGGCCATTTGATGCAGCATGGTCTCGTCGATCTCTGTATCGTGGGCAGCGACCGCACGACGCGCGCGGGCGATGTCTGCAATAAGATCGGCACCTATTTGAAGGCCTTGGCCGCCCATGACAATGGCGTGCCGTTCTATGTCGCTCTGCCGAGCTCGACGATCGATTGGCGCATGCGCGACGGCGTGGCCGAAATTCCGATCGAGCAGCGCGACGCTTCCGAAGTGACGCATATTTCCGGCCTCGCCGAGGATGGCGCGGTGACGCGCGTACAAGTGACGCCGAAAGGCTCGAGAGCCGCCAATTACGCATTCGACGTGACGCCTGCGCGCCTCGTCGGCGCACTGATCACCGAACGCGGGGTGTGCGCGGCGAGCGAGGCGGGACTACGCGGATTGTTCCCGGATTTGGCGTGA
- a CDS encoding polyhydroxyalkanoate depolymerase yields the protein MYDAYQSYADVSNRLRTAAASSERLLSLWKSTPYASPLRCFEAYCELIALLGFTHERPDYGITQLALHNGAVVDIVEEPVYSTPFCTLQRFVRKDAENLPRVLLVAPMSGHFATLLRGTIRTLLQDHDVYVTDWTNTRDIPLAEGVFGMDEFVQHLIDFLRFLGPPSHVVAVCQPTVAALAAVAVMAEDNDPAQPASLTLMAGPIDVSVSPTKVNEFAVSKPIEWFRNNVIGTVPRALPGAGRRVYPGFLQIAGFMSMNIERHANAFIDLFRHRVEGDHEKADRIRTFYEEYFAIMDLDADFYLQTIETVFHQNALSAGKLLFRGRTVTPRAIKKTFLLTVEGEKDDICAVGQTLAAQDLCSGLRPYMKSHHLQAGVGHYGVFNGKRWDNQIYPVVRDHIQCSV from the coding sequence ATGTATGACGCTTATCAGAGCTACGCCGATGTGAGCAATCGACTTCGGACGGCGGCGGCGAGCAGCGAGCGATTGCTCAGTCTGTGGAAATCGACGCCCTATGCGTCGCCACTACGATGTTTCGAAGCCTATTGCGAATTGATCGCATTGCTCGGCTTCACCCATGAGCGGCCCGATTACGGCATCACGCAGCTCGCCTTGCACAATGGCGCGGTCGTCGACATCGTGGAGGAGCCCGTCTATTCCACGCCCTTCTGCACATTGCAGCGTTTCGTGCGCAAGGATGCAGAGAATCTGCCGCGCGTGCTGCTCGTCGCGCCCATGTCCGGGCATTTCGCGACCCTGTTGCGCGGCACGATCCGCACGTTGCTGCAGGACCACGACGTCTATGTGACCGATTGGACCAACACGCGCGACATTCCGCTCGCGGAAGGCGTGTTCGGCATGGACGAGTTCGTCCAGCATCTCATCGATTTCCTGCGCTTCCTCGGCCCGCCGTCGCATGTCGTCGCCGTCTGCCAGCCGACCGTCGCGGCGCTCGCCGCCGTCGCCGTCATGGCCGAGGACAATGACCCCGCCCAGCCGGCGAGCCTCACGCTTATGGCCGGGCCGATCGACGTCAGCGTCTCGCCGACCAAGGTCAATGAATTCGCCGTCTCCAAGCCGATCGAATGGTTCCGCAACAATGTCATCGGCACCGTGCCGCGCGCGCTGCCGGGGGCCGGGCGCCGCGTCTATCCGGGCTTTCTGCAGATCGCCGGCTTCATGAGCATGAATATCGAGCGCCACGCCAACGCTTTCATCGACCTCTTCCGCCACAGGGTCGAGGGCGATCATGAGAAGGCGGATCGCATCCGCACCTTCTATGAGGAATATTTCGCCATCATGGACCTCGATGCGGATTTCTACCTGCAGACGATCGAGACCGTCTTCCACCAGAATGCCCTTTCTGCAGGCAAATTGCTCTTTAGGGGGCGAACAGTGACGCCGCGCGCGATCAAGAAGACTTTTCTGCTCACCGTCGAGGGCGAGAAGGACGATATTTGCGCCGTGGGCCAGACGCTCGCCGCGCAGGATCTGTGCAGCGGCCTGCGCCCCTATATGAAGTCCCACCACCTGCAGGCCGGCGTCGGCCATTACGGCGTCTTCAATGGCAAGCGCTGGGACAATCAAATCTATCCGGTGGTCCGCGACCACATCCAATGCAGCGTGTGA
- a CDS encoding glutathione S-transferase family protein — protein MPATTLTISSKNYSSWSLRGWLMTKLSGLAFEELVVSPDDVAARAEILLLSPSILVPSLTYDGAKIWDTLAIGEFLNEIAPAAGLLPAERLRRAHCRSICGEIHSGFTSLRSALPMNLKGHFPKFKVWSKAQGDIARVTQIWRECLETYGGPYLFGPLSMADAMYAPVATRFRTYDVPLDDVAQAYCDRIFEWPAMQEWIAAALLEKEEIEELEVEF, from the coding sequence ATGCCGGCGACGACGCTCACGATCAGCAGCAAGAATTACTCGTCCTGGTCCTTGCGGGGCTGGCTGATGACCAAGCTCTCCGGCCTCGCTTTCGAGGAGCTGGTCGTCAGCCCCGACGATGTCGCGGCGCGCGCGGAAATTCTCCTGCTGTCGCCATCGATTCTGGTGCCCAGCCTCACCTATGACGGCGCCAAAATATGGGACACTCTGGCGATCGGCGAGTTTCTGAACGAGATTGCGCCAGCTGCGGGCCTATTGCCGGCCGAGCGCCTGCGCCGCGCCCATTGCCGCTCGATCTGCGGCGAGATTCATTCGGGATTCACATCGCTGCGCTCGGCGCTGCCGATGAATTTGAAAGGGCATTTTCCGAAATTCAAAGTGTGGTCGAAGGCGCAGGGCGACATTGCGCGCGTGACGCAGATATGGCGCGAATGCCTGGAGACCTATGGCGGGCCCTATCTCTTCGGTCCGCTCTCCATGGCCGACGCCATGTACGCGCCGGTGGCGACGCGTTTCCGCACCTATGACGTGCCGCTCGACGATGTCGCGCAAGCCTATTGCGACCGTATTTTCGAATGGCCGGCGATGCAGGAATGGATCGCCGCCGCTCTCCTCGAGAAGGAAGAGATCGAGGAGCTCGAGGTCGAGTTCTAA
- a CDS encoding transposase yields the protein MLSAVILAFDTPPATGGRGRESAEREAIVRTLASLVDACVAGLVADAVLVGPPDSGLGVIAEEAGCGLVEAVDARSGLARALPAMRYPDVLVLRAGHAPERGFVDELRDALAYGERDRAMVLRAAPNSLLTRLAPRLAEPVGLVARREDFGAAGDLATLAKKLRAMELTTKARRAI from the coding sequence ATGCTCTCGGCCGTCATCCTCGCATTCGACACGCCGCCGGCGACAGGCGGGCGCGGCCGGGAATCGGCCGAGCGCGAGGCGATCGTGCGCACTCTGGCCTCGCTCGTGGACGCCTGTGTGGCCGGCCTCGTCGCCGACGCGGTTCTGGTCGGCCCGCCGGACTCCGGCCTCGGCGTCATCGCCGAGGAGGCCGGCTGCGGGCTTGTCGAAGCCGTCGACGCGCGTTCTGGCCTCGCCCGCGCGCTGCCCGCCATGCGCTATCCCGATGTTCTCGTTTTGCGCGCCGGCCATGCGCCCGAGCGCGGCTTCGTCGACGAATTGCGCGACGCCCTCGCCTATGGCGAGCGCGACCGCGCCATGGTGCTGCGCGCCGCGCCGAACTCGCTGCTGACACGCCTCGCGCCGCGGCTGGCGGAGCCCGTCGGCCTCGTCGCGCGCCGCGAGGATTTCGGCGCAGCCGGCGATCTGGCGACGCTCGCCAAAAAGCTGCGCGCGATGGAGCTGACGACGAAAGCGCGACGCGCGATCTGA
- a CDS encoding S9 family peptidase: MADELIPRAHLFGNPKKAAARLSPDGRLLAWLQPDEGVLNIFVAPLEGLDAARAVTKDRKRGVRIFSWAYDGRSLLYMQDEGGNENFHVFVVDAEGGEARDLTPFDGVAARIGKISRKIRDRVILSVNRRDKRFHDVYAVTLATGELSLVQENPGYAGFILDDEYRPRLALRNTPDGRSEILRSEGGAWAPWIVFDAADARSSSPLHLDAEAKTLFLRDSRNRDKAALVRVDLASGATTLVAESDKADIGHVITDRESYLPLAYGVERERLEYFALDDRIRADIDFLNARDIGDWGIASRTEDDSLWVVSAASDTSPSVDHLYDRRAKTLRILHRARPELVGAPLRPMRPVTIKSRDGLDLVCYLTLPKAAEAKAPQPMVLLVHGGPWSRGSFGYDAQHQWLANRGYAVLSVNFRSSTGLGKAFVNAGDHEWGRRMDDDLLDAVDWAIRQGIADMSRIAIMGGSYGGYATLVGLTRNPQLYACGVDIVGPSNLETLLATIPPYWESFRAQLVKAIGDPATEEGRALLRERSPLYHADRLAKPLLIAQGANDPRVKQAEAEQMVAALESKKIPVAYLLYPNEGHGFARPENSLSFHAIAENFLARHLGGRAEPVRAEELKESSLRIEKGASELALP, encoded by the coding sequence ATGGCGGACGAGCTCATTCCCCGCGCGCATCTGTTCGGCAATCCGAAAAAGGCGGCGGCGCGGCTCAGTCCCGACGGGCGGCTGCTCGCCTGGCTGCAGCCGGACGAGGGCGTGCTCAATATTTTCGTCGCGCCGCTCGAGGGCCTCGACGCAGCGCGCGCCGTCACCAAGGATCGCAAGCGCGGCGTGCGGATATTCTCCTGGGCCTATGACGGCCGCAGCCTGCTCTATATGCAGGACGAAGGCGGCAACGAGAATTTCCACGTCTTTGTCGTCGACGCCGAGGGCGGCGAGGCGCGCGATCTCACGCCCTTCGACGGCGTCGCCGCGCGCATCGGCAAGATCAGCCGCAAGATCCGCGACCGCGTCATTCTCAGCGTCAATCGCCGCGACAAGCGTTTCCACGACGTCTACGCCGTCACGCTCGCGACCGGCGAATTATCGCTCGTGCAGGAGAATCCGGGATACGCCGGCTTCATCCTCGATGACGAATACCGGCCCCGTCTCGCCCTGCGGAACACGCCGGACGGACGCAGCGAGATTCTGCGTTCCGAGGGCGGCGCCTGGGCGCCCTGGATCGTTTTCGATGCGGCGGATGCGCGCTCCTCATCGCCGCTGCATCTGGACGCCGAGGCGAAGACTTTGTTCCTGCGCGACTCGCGGAATCGCGACAAGGCGGCGCTCGTTCGCGTCGATCTCGCCTCCGGCGCGACGACGCTCGTCGCCGAGAGCGACAAGGCCGATATCGGCCATGTCATTACCGATCGCGAAAGCTATCTGCCGCTGGCTTACGGGGTCGAGCGCGAGCGCCTCGAATATTTCGCGCTCGACGATCGCATCCGCGCGGATATCGATTTTTTGAATGCGCGTGACATCGGCGATTGGGGAATCGCCAGCCGCACGGAGGATGATTCGTTGTGGGTCGTCTCGGCGGCCTCCGACACGAGTCCGTCGGTCGATCATCTCTATGATCGTCGCGCGAAGACGCTGCGCATTCTGCATCGCGCGCGGCCGGAGCTCGTGGGCGCGCCGCTGCGCCCGATGCGGCCGGTCACGATCAAATCGCGCGATGGGCTCGATCTCGTCTGCTATCTCACTCTGCCGAAAGCGGCCGAGGCGAAGGCCCCTCAGCCTATGGTGCTGCTCGTCCACGGCGGGCCGTGGAGTCGCGGCTCCTTCGGCTATGACGCGCAACATCAATGGCTCGCCAATCGCGGCTACGCCGTGCTCAGCGTGAATTTTCGTAGCTCCACTGGCCTCGGCAAGGCCTTCGTCAACGCCGGCGACCACGAATGGGGTCGGCGCATGGACGACGATCTTCTCGACGCCGTCGATTGGGCGATCCGACAAGGGATCGCGGATATGAGCCGCATCGCGATCATGGGCGGCAGCTATGGCGGCTACGCCACGCTCGTCGGATTGACGCGTAATCCGCAGCTCTATGCTTGCGGCGTCGACATCGTCGGCCCCTCCAATCTCGAGACGCTGCTCGCGACGATCCCACCCTATTGGGAATCGTTTCGCGCGCAGCTCGTGAAGGCGATCGGCGATCCGGCGACGGAGGAGGGGCGCGCATTGCTGCGCGAGCGTTCTCCCCTTTATCACGCCGACCGTCTCGCCAAGCCGCTGCTGATCGCGCAGGGCGCCAATGACCCGCGCGTGAAACAGGCCGAAGCCGAGCAGATGGTCGCGGCGCTCGAGAGCAAGAAGATTCCGGTCGCCTATCTGCTCTATCCGAACGAGGGCCATGGTTTCGCGCGGCCGGAAAACTCGCTCTCCTTCCACGCCATCGCCGAGAATTTCCTCGCCCGTCATCTCGGCGGCCGCGCCGAGCCGGTGCGGGCGGAGGAGCTGAAGGAGAGCAGTCTGCGCATAGAGAAGGGGGCGTCGGAACTCGCGCTGCCGTAG
- a CDS encoding neutral zinc metallopeptidase — protein sequence MRWDQLGQSDNIEDRRQETADAGAGPSFGGGGGLGLGTIVILGVIAYALGINPALLIGGAEVFSNMRGGGQVAQQRLDRPTRQAPTGAPADRQGQFISAVLAGNERVWSQILPEQKGIRFDPARLVLFNGVTGSACGRAQSAMGPFYCPIDRKIYLDTSFFRDMDRRFGGGGDFAYAYVISHEMGHHIENLLGILPKVQRAQQMASSRSESNNLSVRVELMADCLAGVWAAHADQNWKILEKGDIEKAINTAQAIGDDRLQQAGQGYAVPDSFTHGSSAQRVQWFQRGLQTGKIDACNTFSAQR from the coding sequence ATGAGATGGGATCAGCTCGGCCAGTCCGACAATATAGAGGATCGTCGCCAGGAGACTGCCGACGCCGGCGCCGGGCCGAGCTTCGGAGGCGGCGGCGGGCTCGGGCTCGGCACGATCGTCATTCTCGGGGTGATCGCCTATGCGCTCGGCATAAATCCCGCGCTGCTCATCGGCGGCGCGGAAGTGTTCAGCAATATGCGCGGCGGCGGGCAGGTGGCGCAGCAGCGCCTCGACCGGCCGACGCGTCAGGCGCCGACCGGCGCGCCGGCCGATCGCCAGGGACAGTTCATTTCCGCCGTGCTCGCCGGCAATGAGCGCGTGTGGTCGCAGATTTTGCCGGAGCAGAAGGGGATTCGCTTCGATCCGGCGCGGCTCGTGCTGTTCAACGGCGTCACCGGCTCGGCCTGCGGGCGCGCGCAATCGGCCATGGGGCCTTTCTATTGCCCGATCGACCGGAAAATCTATCTCGACACATCGTTTTTCCGCGACATGGATCGACGCTTCGGCGGCGGCGGCGATTTCGCCTACGCCTATGTGATCTCCCATGAGATGGGCCATCACATCGAAAATCTGCTCGGCATTCTGCCCAAGGTCCAGCGCGCACAGCAGATGGCGTCGAGCCGCTCGGAGTCCAATAATCTCTCGGTCCGCGTCGAGCTGATGGCCGATTGCCTCGCCGGCGTCTGGGCGGCGCATGCCGATCAGAATTGGAAGATTCTCGAGAAGGGCGACATAGAGAAGGCGATCAACACCGCGCAGGCGATCGGCGACGACCGACTCCAGCAGGCCGGTCAGGGCTACGCCGTTCCGGACAGCTTCACCCATGGCTCCTCGGCGCAGCGCGTCCAGTGGTTCCAGCGCGGGCTCCAGACCGGCAAGATCGACGCCTGCAATACGTTTTCGGCGCAGCGCTGA
- a CDS encoding TIGR00282 family metallophosphoesterase, which produces MRLLFIGDVVGRAGRKAIQERLPELRRRWGLDFIVVNGENAAGGFGITEAICDEILAAGADCVTTGNHVFDQREALVFIERQPRLLRPVNYPPGTPGRGANLYTAENGRQVLVVNVQGRVFMDALDDPFAAIEREVGACPLGMACDALIVDIHAETSSEKMAMGHFVDGRASLVVGTHTHVPTADGHILPHGTAYMTDAGMTGDYDSVIGMEKEEPLRRFTRKTPGARFEPAQGEATLCGVAVELSADGLARRIAPVRIGGRLAQAKPDFWQVEDETRAGLVEAIGAPRR; this is translated from the coding sequence ATGCGCCTCCTCTTCATCGGCGATGTGGTGGGGCGGGCCGGGCGCAAGGCCATACAGGAGCGGCTGCCGGAGCTGCGCCGTCGCTGGGGGCTCGATTTCATCGTCGTCAATGGCGAGAACGCCGCCGGAGGCTTCGGCATAACCGAGGCCATTTGCGACGAAATCCTCGCCGCCGGCGCCGATTGCGTGACGACCGGCAATCACGTCTTCGATCAGCGCGAGGCGCTCGTCTTCATCGAGCGCCAGCCGCGGCTGTTGCGCCCGGTGAATTATCCGCCCGGCACGCCCGGCCGCGGGGCCAATCTCTACACGGCCGAGAACGGCCGCCAGGTGCTGGTGGTCAATGTGCAGGGCCGCGTCTTCATGGATGCGCTCGACGATCCTTTCGCGGCAATCGAGCGCGAGGTGGGCGCCTGTCCGCTGGGCATGGCTTGCGACGCGCTCATCGTCGACATACATGCCGAAACGTCCAGCGAGAAAATGGCGATGGGCCATTTCGTCGACGGACGCGCCTCTCTGGTGGTGGGCACACATACGCATGTGCCGACGGCGGACGGGCATATCTTGCCCCATGGCACGGCCTATATGACCGACGCCGGCATGACCGGAGACTATGATTCGGTCATCGGCATGGAGAAGGAGGAGCCGCTGCGCCGCTTCACCCGCAAAACGCCGGGCGCCCGCTTCGAGCCAGCCCAGGGCGAGGCGACGCTCTGCGGCGTCGCGGTGGAGCTTTCGGCCGACGGCCTCGCGCGGCGCATCGCCCCGGTGCGGATCGGCGGCCGGCTGGCGCAGGCCAAGCCGGACTTCTGGCAGGTGGAGGACGAGACCCGCGCGGGGCTCGTCGAAGCGATCGGAGCGCCAAGGCGATGA